The Gemmatimonadota bacterium region TCACGTTATACACAACAACTCCTTTATCACGCCTCCCGGCGGCGGCCTCACCACCTGGCATCAGGACGACGCCCCGCATTATGTTGTCACCGATGGCAAGCCACCGACAAATATCCACCTACCCGTACTCGTATTCACCTGCAATTATTATCTCACCGATGTGACAAAAATCGAACATGGCGGCACAGAAGTCATCCCAGGCTCACATCTCAATGGAGAAAGCCCTCGCCAGGTTGCATGGGAAAAATGGCAGGACAAAGTGCATTACAACCTCGGCAAAGCCGGTAGCGTCATCATGTTCAACAATCAGGTCTGGCACAGGGGGGGACCAAATCAGAGCAATCGCAGCCGCTACATCACCCAAATCACCTATGGCAGGCGGCTCATCGGCCACAAATACTATCCC contains the following coding sequences:
- a CDS encoding phytanoyl-CoA dioxygenase family protein — protein: HVIHNNSFITPPGGGLTTWHQDDAPHYVVTDGKPPTNIHLPVLVFTCNYYLTDVTKIEHGGTEVIPGSHLNGESPRQVAWEKWQDKVHYNLGKAGSVIMFNNQVWHRGGPNQSNRSRYITQITYGRRLIGHKYYPFMNYTMPEHIYRNANPRLKRLVGFLDHGAYG